In Candidatus Hydrogenedentota bacterium, a single genomic region encodes these proteins:
- a CDS encoding O-acetylhomoserine aminocarboxypropyltransferase/cysteine synthase has product MSENAYRLGTLALHGGQSPDPTTNARAVPIYQTTSYVFNSPEHAARLFGLEEFGNIYSRIMNPTVDVFEKRMAALEGGVGALALSSGSSAVTLACLNICKSGQNFVSSQTLYGGTYNLFAHTFKDLGIDVRFVDASNAANFAKAIDDKTRFLYIESIGNPAGDVVDFEAIAKVAHDHGIPLIVDNTVTSPLLFRPFEHGADIVVHSATKIIGGHGTSIGGVIVDSGKFDWNNGKFPELTEPSESYHGLKFYEALKPIGNISYIIKARVTLLRDMGPCLSPFNAFLLLQGLETLHLRAPRHCENALKLAQHLEAHPSVEWVNYPGLKSHGDYARAQKYLPKGQGAIFVFGIKGGLEAGKKFISNVKLASHLANVLDAKTLVIHPASTTHQQLNAAEQEAAGVTPNMVRVSVGLEDIEDIIADFDQALAAAGK; this is encoded by the coding sequence ATGTCTGAGAACGCTTACCGTTTGGGCACCCTCGCACTGCACGGCGGGCAATCGCCCGATCCTACGACGAACGCGCGCGCAGTTCCCATTTACCAGACAACGTCATACGTGTTTAACAGTCCAGAACATGCGGCGCGCCTGTTCGGTCTGGAAGAGTTTGGCAACATCTACTCGCGGATCATGAACCCGACGGTAGACGTGTTTGAGAAACGCATGGCCGCGCTTGAAGGCGGAGTAGGGGCGCTGGCGCTTTCGTCGGGCTCGTCGGCGGTAACGTTGGCATGTTTGAACATCTGCAAGTCAGGCCAGAACTTTGTGTCGTCACAGACGCTCTACGGCGGCACGTACAATCTGTTTGCGCATACGTTCAAGGATTTGGGAATCGACGTGCGATTTGTCGACGCGAGCAACGCCGCGAACTTTGCGAAAGCTATCGACGACAAGACCCGGTTCCTGTACATCGAATCCATCGGGAACCCGGCTGGCGATGTGGTCGACTTCGAAGCGATCGCCAAAGTTGCCCATGATCATGGGATTCCGCTTATTGTCGACAACACGGTAACGTCGCCGCTGCTGTTTCGTCCGTTTGAGCACGGTGCGGATATCGTGGTGCATTCCGCGACGAAGATCATTGGCGGTCACGGCACAAGTATTGGCGGCGTCATCGTCGACAGCGGGAAGTTCGATTGGAACAACGGCAAGTTCCCCGAACTGACCGAACCAAGCGAGAGCTATCACGGGCTGAAGTTCTATGAAGCGCTGAAGCCTATCGGGAACATCTCGTACATCATCAAGGCGCGCGTGACTCTGTTGCGCGACATGGGGCCTTGCCTCTCGCCGTTTAATGCATTCCTTCTGCTCCAGGGGCTGGAGACGCTGCACTTGCGCGCGCCGCGGCACTGCGAGAACGCGCTGAAACTCGCGCAGCATTTGGAAGCGCATCCGAGCGTGGAGTGGGTAAACTACCCTGGCCTGAAGAGTCACGGCGACTATGCACGAGCGCAGAAGTATCTGCCGAAAGGCCAAGGTGCGATCTTCGTGTTTGGGATCAAGGGCGGCCTGGAAGCGGGCAAGAAGTTCATTTCGAACGTGAAACTGGCGTCTCACCTTGCGAACGTGCTCGACGCGAAAACGCTGGTGATTCATCCGGCGTCGACCACGCATCAGCAGCTTAATGCGGCGGAGCAGGAAGCGGCGGGGGTAACACCCAACATGGTGCGCGTGTCCGTGGGTCTTGAAGACATTGAGGACATCATTGCGGACTTCGATCAGGCGTTGGCGGCAGCGGGAAAGTAA